In a genomic window of Vulpes lagopus strain Blue_001 chromosome 13, ASM1834538v1, whole genome shotgun sequence:
- the ASNS gene encoding asparagine synthetase [glutamine-hydrolyzing], which yields MCGIWALFGSDDCLSVQCLSAMKIAHRGPDAFRFENVNGYTNCCFGFHRLAVVDQLFGMQPIRVKKYPYLWLCYNGEIYNHKKMQHHFEFEYQTKVDGEIILHLYNKGGIEQTVCMLDGVFAFILLDTANKKVFLGRDTYGVRPLFKAMTEDGFLAVCSEAKGLVNLKHSSTPFLKVEPFLPGHYEVLDLKPNGKVASVEMVKYHHCRDEPLHALYDNVEKLFPGFEIETVKNNLRILFDNAIKKRLMTDRRIGCLLSGGLDSSLVAATLLKQLKEAHVQYPLQTFAIGMEDSTDLLAARKVANHIGSEHHEVLFNSEEGIQVLDEVIFSLETYDITTVRASVGMYLVSKYIRKNTDSVVIFSGEGSDELTQGYIYFHKAPSPEKAEEESERLLKELYLFDVLRADRTTAAHGLELRVPFLDHRFSSYYLSLPPDMRIPKNGIEKHLLRETFEDSNLIPKDILWRPKEAFSDGITSVKNSWFRILQEYIEHQVDDAMMAAAAQKFPFNTPKTKEGYYYRQIFERHYPGRADWLTHYWMPRWINATDPSARTLAHYKAAAKA from the exons ATGTGTGGGATTTGGGCCCTCTTTGGCAGTGATGACTGCCTTTCTGTGCAGTGCCTGAGTGCTATGAAGATTGCACACAGGGGTCCAGATGCATTTCGTTTTGAGAATGTCAATGGATACACCAACTGCTGCTTTGGATTTCATCGGTTGGCAGTTGTTGACCAGCTGTTTGGAATGCAGCCAATTCGAGTAAAGAAATATCCTTATTTGTGGCTCTGTTACAACGGTGAAATCTACAACCACAAGAAG ATGCAACACCATTTTGAATTTGAATACCAGACCAAAGTGGATGGTGAGATAATCCTTCATCTATACAACAAAGGAGGAATTGAACAAACAGTTTGTATGTTGGATGGggtatttgcatttattttgctgGATACTGCCAATAAGAAAGTGTTCCTGGGCAGAGATACTTATGGAGTCAGGCCTTTGTTTAAAGCCATGACAGAAGATGGATTTTTGGCTGTGTGTTCAGAAGCTAAAG GTCTTGTTAACTTGAAGCACTCTTCGACTCCTTTTCTAAAAGTGGAGCCTTTTCTCCCAGGACATTATGAAGTTTTGGATTTAAAGCCAAATGGCAAAGTTGCATCCGTGGAAATGGTCAAATATCATCACTGTAGAGATGAACCTCTGCATGCCCTCTACGACAATGTGGAGAAACTGTTTCCAG gTTTTGAGATAGAAACTGTGAAGAACAACCTCCGGATCCTTTTTGACAATGCCATTAAGAAACGCTTGATGACAGACAGAAGGATTGGCTGCCTTTTATCAG GGGGCTTAGATTCCAGTCTGGTTGCTGCCACCCTCTTAAAGCAACTAAAAGAGGCCCATGTTCAGTACCCTCTCCAGACATTTGCAATTGGCATGGAAGACAGTACTGATTTACTAGCAGCTAGAAAG GTGGCAAATCATATTGGGAGTGAACACCATGAAGTCCTCTTTAATTCTGAGGAAGGCATTCAGGTCCTGGATGAAGTCATATTTTCCTTGGAAACTTACGATATTACAACAGTTCGTGCTTCAGTAG GTATGTACTTAGTTTCCAAGTACATTCGGAAGAACACAGATAGCGTGGTGATCTTCTCTGGAGAAGGCTCAGATGAACTGACTCAGGGTTACATATATTTTCACAAG GCTCCTTCTCCTGAGAAAGCCGAGGAAGAGAGTGAGAGGCTTCTGAAGGAACTCTACTTGTTCGATGTTCTCCGGGCAGATCGCACTACAGCTGCCCACGG CCTTGAATTGAGAGTCCCCTTCCTGGATCATCGATTTTCTTCCTATTACTTGTCCCTGCCACCAGATATGAGAATTCCCAAG aatggaatagaaaaacaTCTCCTGAGAGAGACATTTGAGGACTCCAATCTGATACCTAAAGACATTCTCTGGCGGCCAAAAGAAGCTTTCAGTGATGGAATAACCTCAGTTAAGAATTCCTGGTTTAGGATCTTGCAGGAATATATTGAACATCAG GTTGACGATGCAATGATGGCCGCTGCAGCCCAGAAATTTCCCTTCAATACTCCTAAAACTAAAGAGGGCTATTACTACCGTCAAATCTTTGAACGCCACTACCCAGGCCGGGCTGACTGGCTGACCCATTACTGGATGCCGAGGTGGATCAATGCCACTGACCCTTCTGCCCGCACTCTGGCCCATTACAAGGCAGCTGCCAAAGCCTAG